A genomic stretch from Gemmatimonadota bacterium includes:
- a CDS encoding VOC family protein gives MSEDAKGRFVWYELATTDTAGAEAFYTKVIGWGTENWTAPVEGMPPYQMWTLSEGPMGGLMELPEEARAAGAPPHWMGHIGTPDADATAARAVELGATVLMGPHSIPSVGRFAIIRDPYGAVFSAYTPEGDAPGHEGEPHEGEVAWHELLTDDYEGAFSFYADLFGWDKGEPMDMGEMGIYQIFERKGAGVGGIMNRPPEWPASWLYYVRVADLDATAAAVGENGGQVVNGPMEVPGGGRIAQCTDPQGAVFALYQPSAGA, from the coding sequence ATGTCCGAAGACGCGAAGGGACGCTTCGTCTGGTATGAGCTGGCGACGACCGACACCGCCGGCGCGGAGGCGTTCTACACGAAGGTCATAGGCTGGGGTACCGAGAACTGGACCGCCCCGGTAGAGGGCATGCCGCCGTACCAGATGTGGACGCTCTCCGAGGGGCCGATGGGTGGCCTGATGGAGCTGCCCGAAGAGGCGCGCGCGGCCGGCGCGCCGCCGCACTGGATGGGGCACATCGGCACGCCCGACGCGGACGCCACGGCCGCGCGCGCGGTGGAGCTCGGCGCCACCGTCCTGATGGGCCCGCACTCGATCCCGTCGGTCGGGCGCTTCGCGATCATACGCGACCCGTACGGCGCCGTGTTCTCCGCATACACACCCGAGGGCGACGCGCCGGGGCACGAGGGCGAGCCGCACGAGGGCGAGGTCGCGTGGCACGAGCTACTGACCGACGACTACGAGGGCGCGTTCTCCTTCTACGCCGACCTGTTCGGCTGGGACAAGGGCGAGCCCATGGACATGGGCGAGATGGGGATCTACCAGATCTTCGAGCGCAAAGGCGCGGGCGTCGGCGGCATCATGAACCGCCCGCCAGAATGGCCCGCCAGTTGGCTGTACTACGTGCGGGTCGCGGACCTGGACGCGACGGCCGCAGCCGTGGGGGAGAACGGCGGGCAGGTCGTCAACGGACCCATGGAAGTGCCCGGCGGCGGCCGCATCGCCCAGTGCACGGACCCGCAGGGCGCGGTGTTCGCGCTCTACCAGCCGAGCGCCGGGGCCTGA